Proteins co-encoded in one Bremerella sp. TYQ1 genomic window:
- a CDS encoding iron-containing alcohol dehydrogenase: MAQSWSFFSAGQFVFGWGSRQELGKHAARRRYRKVLIITDATLAGLGMVQPLVDDMSEHGVQVEVFDGSMAEPDLEIAENAALAARLFEPDAILGLGGGSNIDLAKITAVLATHGGKPADYFGWDNVPSPTVPVIVMPTTAGTGSEVTQSGVLTDREASLKVSILSQFMRPALAIVDPELTLSCPKQVTADSGIDALTHAVEAYLAKDASDISAEPGEAIPYSGNAPIGELFAEEAIALVGRYLVAAVHNPDDREAREKMALAASLAGLAFSNCGVAVVHALEYPIGGKVHCSHGGGNGLLLPYVMKYNLPVREAKLARIAQLLDPICDFASDMEGALLAIRQVEQLKSLIGIPEKLSGYGVTEEMLPDFADKSIAITRLMNINPRTPTRDDLLQILTDAL; encoded by the coding sequence ATGGCACAATCCTGGAGCTTCTTCTCGGCTGGGCAGTTTGTTTTTGGCTGGGGTTCTCGGCAGGAATTAGGCAAGCATGCCGCGCGTCGTCGTTATCGCAAAGTGCTCATCATCACCGACGCCACCCTTGCGGGGCTGGGCATGGTGCAACCCTTGGTCGACGACATGTCAGAGCATGGGGTCCAAGTCGAAGTGTTCGACGGAAGCATGGCCGAGCCTGATTTAGAGATCGCCGAGAACGCGGCACTCGCAGCTCGGTTGTTCGAGCCAGATGCGATTCTCGGTCTCGGCGGCGGAAGCAACATCGACCTGGCAAAGATCACCGCGGTACTCGCCACGCATGGAGGCAAGCCGGCAGATTACTTCGGCTGGGATAACGTTCCTTCGCCGACCGTTCCCGTTATTGTCATGCCCACCACCGCAGGAACCGGGAGCGAAGTCACACAGTCTGGCGTGCTGACCGATCGCGAGGCCAGTTTAAAAGTCAGCATTCTTAGCCAGTTCATGCGACCGGCGCTGGCGATTGTCGACCCGGAACTGACGCTCAGTTGTCCGAAACAGGTCACCGCCGACAGCGGGATCGATGCGCTGACGCACGCGGTGGAAGCTTACCTGGCGAAAGACGCGTCAGACATTTCTGCCGAACCAGGGGAAGCGATTCCGTACAGCGGCAACGCGCCCATTGGCGAACTGTTTGCAGAAGAAGCGATCGCATTGGTCGGGCGATATCTTGTTGCGGCAGTGCATAACCCAGACGATCGCGAAGCGAGGGAAAAGATGGCTTTGGCGGCATCGCTGGCGGGGCTGGCGTTTTCCAACTGCGGCGTGGCGGTCGTTCATGCACTGGAGTACCCGATCGGCGGCAAAGTGCACTGTAGCCATGGCGGGGGCAACGGTTTGCTGCTTCCTTACGTGATGAAGTACAACTTGCCGGTTCGAGAAGCCAAGCTGGCTCGCATCGCGCAGCTCTTAGATCCGATTTGCGATTTCGCCAGCGACATGGAAGGGGCACTGCTGGCCATTCGCCAGGTCGAACAGTTAAAGAGCCTGATCGGTATTCCAGAAAAGCTCAGCGGCTATGGTGTGACCGAAGAAATGTTGCCTGACTTCGCCGATAAGTCGATCGCGATCACACGACTGATGAACATCAACCCACGCACGCCAACGCGGGACGATCTGCTGCAGATTTTGACCGACGCGCTATAA
- a CDS encoding tetratricopeptide repeat protein: MVRLAVLLSILLFLGCDSENVFNSDSNPVLLDQIALQYQNEEIEEARTKMLAYLKKYPKDDLAWTILGNMYQDLDDYEKAQSAYDKAVKINPRRVEALTGLGVLHRKNGNNEEAMRAYEKSVAINPEYAQAYSSMVTIALMQHEDQKALEYGEKAYQLDKEDPVIAANLAIAYHYNDDFANRDKLTLAAKKLDYKNLDILDKIYSGEMTIRDE, translated from the coding sequence ATGGTCCGTTTGGCAGTTCTATTGAGCATCCTCCTCTTTCTGGGATGCGATAGCGAAAACGTCTTTAACTCCGATAGCAATCCGGTGCTGCTGGACCAGATCGCGTTGCAATATCAGAACGAAGAGATCGAAGAAGCACGCACCAAAATGCTTGCTTACTTAAAGAAGTACCCCAAAGATGATCTCGCCTGGACCATCCTCGGCAACATGTATCAAGACTTGGACGACTACGAAAAAGCCCAAAGCGCGTACGACAAAGCGGTCAAAATCAACCCGCGTCGTGTTGAAGCGTTGACCGGACTCGGCGTGCTGCACCGCAAGAACGGCAACAACGAAGAAGCCATGCGAGCGTACGAAAAGTCGGTTGCCATTAACCCCGAATATGCCCAGGCCTATTCCAGCATGGTCACCATCGCCCTGATGCAGCACGAGGACCAAAAGGCGCTTGAGTATGGCGAGAAAGCCTACCAGCTCGATAAGGAAGATCCTGTCATCGCCGCGAACCTGGCCATCGCCTATCACTATAACGACGACTTCGCCAATCGAGACAAGCTGACGCTCGCGGCCAAAAAACTGGATTATAAGAACCTCGATATCCTCGACAAAATCTACTCCGGCGAAATGACGATTCGCGACGAGTAG
- a CDS encoding DUF4198 domain-containing protein — MKHFLSITLLIAALATPAFAHDTWVETNTNIIRPGDAIYTDLKLGNHGNHHRDFKLASKIGLEDLTWEVISPSGEKFDAQSVAVDTGYAPKEGFWNAKYVADKPGLYMVSHTLDKIVNHGTPIRAMKSSKTFFIVSESLDKVPVDLTGYEKPLGHALELVPTANPVAPLGPGKPIEVQLLFHGKPLQDTVVSFIPRRETLKEGFDETYERKTDENGMASFTPKSGDQYLVVVHVTDEDAQGEGFDKTAYSASMTVIVPERCPCCG; from the coding sequence ATGAAACATTTTCTCTCTATCACTCTGCTGATCGCGGCTTTAGCGACTCCGGCGTTCGCCCACGATACCTGGGTCGAAACCAACACGAATATCATTCGCCCCGGCGATGCGATCTACACCGACTTGAAGCTGGGCAATCATGGAAACCATCACCGCGACTTCAAACTGGCCAGCAAGATCGGCCTGGAAGATCTGACGTGGGAAGTGATCTCGCCCAGTGGTGAGAAGTTCGATGCTCAGAGTGTCGCCGTCGACACCGGCTACGCCCCGAAGGAAGGCTTTTGGAACGCCAAGTATGTCGCCGACAAACCGGGCCTCTACATGGTAAGCCACACGCTGGATAAGATCGTGAACCATGGAACGCCGATTCGTGCGATGAAAAGCAGCAAGACGTTTTTCATCGTCAGCGAAAGCCTGGACAAAGTGCCTGTCGATTTGACCGGCTACGAAAAGCCGCTGGGACACGCATTGGAACTAGTACCGACGGCGAATCCTGTCGCTCCGCTGGGACCTGGTAAGCCGATCGAAGTACAGTTGCTCTTTCATGGCAAGCCCTTGCAGGACACCGTCGTTTCGTTCATTCCACGCCGCGAAACACTCAAGGAAGGATTCGACGAAACGTACGAACGAAAGACTGACGAGAACGGCATGGCCAGCTTCACCCCGAAGAGTGGCGATCAGTATCTTGTCGTCGTCCACGTGACCGATGAAGATGCCCAAGGAGAAGGCTTCGACAAGACAGCCTACAGCGCGTCGATGACGGTCATCGTCCCGGAACGTTGCCCTTGCTGCGGCTAG
- a CDS encoding DUF1559 domain-containing protein yields the protein MKRQAFTLVELLVVIAIIGILIALLLPAVQQAREAARRMQCTNQQKQLVLAMHNYESTYTRFPGLPFESAYGFSVQAKILPFVEQGNLQELIDFSVPLMTGSGGSQQLNPLHGPAAEKVVELFLCPSDGEDPVFDNSNTGDYSFAGTNYVVCTGDGTGSNYDTRAATNGMFWWGSQAKFRDMTDGTSNTAVLSESLLGDKTEGSGTVTSPKRQMARYGGGGMGGAGEGFTGAPGHNPDMVTAASGAGNIDGKGRGSWIWGREHMTTFNTYMAPNNQNPDVHRNGFGWFAPRSQHPGGVQLGLADGSVRFVAETINLTTWRALGTKGGGEVLGEF from the coding sequence ATGAAACGACAAGCGTTTACGCTGGTCGAGCTTCTGGTGGTGATTGCCATCATCGGAATCTTGATCGCACTTCTTTTGCCGGCCGTGCAGCAAGCTCGTGAAGCGGCGCGGCGGATGCAGTGTACCAACCAGCAAAAGCAGCTGGTTTTGGCGATGCATAACTACGAAAGCACCTATACCCGGTTTCCAGGGCTGCCGTTTGAAAGTGCCTATGGATTCAGTGTGCAAGCGAAGATCCTGCCCTTCGTCGAGCAAGGCAACCTCCAGGAGCTGATCGATTTCAGCGTCCCGCTGATGACCGGTTCTGGAGGAAGCCAACAGCTCAATCCGCTTCACGGCCCTGCCGCGGAGAAAGTCGTGGAATTGTTCCTGTGCCCTAGCGATGGGGAAGATCCGGTCTTCGACAACAGCAACACCGGCGACTACTCGTTTGCAGGCACCAACTATGTCGTCTGCACCGGTGATGGAACGGGATCGAACTACGATACCAGGGCCGCCACCAACGGCATGTTCTGGTGGGGATCGCAGGCCAAGTTCCGCGACATGACCGACGGCACTTCCAACACGGCCGTTCTTTCTGAGTCGCTGTTAGGGGACAAGACGGAAGGCAGCGGGACGGTGACAAGTCCGAAACGCCAGATGGCACGTTACGGAGGTGGTGGCATGGGCGGAGCCGGAGAAGGCTTCACCGGAGCACCGGGCCATAACCCCGACATGGTCACGGCCGCCAGCGGTGCCGGAAACATTGACGGCAAAGGGCGTGGCTCGTGGATCTGGGGACGAGAGCATATGACTACGTTCAATACGTACATGGCTCCCAACAACCAGAACCCTGACGTGCATCGCAACGGTTTCGGCTGGTTTGCTCCACGCAGCCAACATCCGGGCGGCGTTCAGCTGGGACTAGCCGATGGATCGGTTCGCTTCGTTGCGGAGACGATCAATCTAACGACCTGGCGTGCGCTAGGTACCAAAGGGGGCGGTGAAGTCCTCGGCGAATTTTAA
- a CDS encoding DUF1559 domain-containing protein, giving the protein MKRNAFTLVELLVVIAIIGILIALLLPAVQQAREAARRMQCTNNLKQLTLALHNYDSALRSFPPGGLGYPMVWSAQAQLLPYVEQGNLQDLLDFKSPPLASFGGPAQNETAAQTTIDMLLCPSDKDQVPGSIYGGISYPANAGSGINNIGDSSDDGSVSKTDGVIFSLSKISFRDVTDGTSNTVVFSEHLLGDGGTAAPTNNDFRFRVIELDTSTQTTESACTASGAPAWSGQRGAKWINGHLADTMYNHWYGPNSNNPDCHNGYHNFAITSARSQHPGGVQVAMVDGSARFVAETVAIEVWRALATRGGGEVVSDY; this is encoded by the coding sequence ATGAAACGAAACGCTTTTACTTTGGTCGAGCTGCTGGTGGTGATTGCCATCATCGGGATCTTGATCGCACTACTTTTGCCCGCGGTACAACAGGCCCGCGAGGCGGCTCGGCGGATGCAGTGCACCAACAACCTCAAGCAGTTGACGCTGGCCCTGCACAATTACGACTCGGCACTACGCAGCTTCCCGCCCGGCGGACTGGGTTATCCCATGGTTTGGTCGGCTCAGGCTCAGCTGTTGCCGTATGTCGAACAAGGAAACCTGCAAGACTTGCTCGACTTCAAATCGCCGCCGCTGGCATCGTTTGGAGGTCCAGCTCAAAACGAAACGGCCGCGCAAACGACCATCGACATGCTGCTTTGCCCGAGCGATAAGGACCAGGTTCCTGGCTCGATTTACGGCGGTATCAGCTATCCGGCCAACGCAGGAAGCGGCATCAACAACATTGGCGACAGCAGCGATGACGGTTCGGTTTCCAAGACCGATGGCGTGATCTTTTCGTTGTCGAAGATCAGCTTCCGCGACGTCACCGACGGCACCAGCAATACGGTGGTCTTCAGCGAACATCTGCTCGGCGATGGTGGTACGGCCGCACCGACGAACAACGATTTTCGCTTTCGCGTGATCGAACTGGATACGTCGACACAAACGACCGAATCGGCTTGTACGGCCAGTGGTGCTCCGGCGTGGTCGGGGCAACGTGGTGCGAAGTGGATCAACGGCCACCTCGCCGACACGATGTACAACCATTGGTACGGCCCGAACTCGAACAACCCTGATTGCCACAACGGGTATCACAACTTCGCGATCACGAGTGCCCGCAGCCAGCACCCTGGCGGCGTTCAAGTAGCGATGGTGGACGGCAGTGCTCGTTTTGTCGCAGAAACGGTTGCGATCGAAGTTTGGCGCGCCCTCGCGACACGCGGCGGCGGCGAAGTTGTGTCTGACTACTAA
- a CDS encoding P-II family nitrogen regulator, translated as MKRRRPLRAKASYDLDFVPDAKEFNNVKQIIAIVKPYLAEKVLDTLSRAPLEALNVREVKGFGRQKNYLDEYSESEYSKTFLPKIEISMWLDDSRVEETVRKIVAVARSGRMGDGKIFVMPMTFAADMIDFAEYEAKQKES; from the coding sequence ATGAAGCGGCGTAGGCCATTGCGTGCCAAGGCGTCGTACGACTTGGATTTCGTTCCCGATGCGAAAGAATTCAATAACGTGAAGCAAATCATTGCCATCGTGAAGCCTTACCTGGCCGAGAAGGTGCTCGACACCCTCAGCCGTGCCCCGCTGGAAGCGTTGAACGTCCGCGAGGTGAAAGGCTTCGGCCGGCAGAAAAACTATCTCGACGAATACAGCGAGAGCGAATATTCCAAAACGTTTCTGCCCAAGATCGAAATCAGTATGTGGCTGGACGATTCGCGTGTCGAAGAAACGGTTCGCAAAATTGTGGCGGTTGCCCGCAGCGGCCGAATGGGAGACGGCAAGATCTTTGTCATGCCGATGACCTTCGCTGCCGACATGATCGACTTCGCCGAATACGAAGCCAAGCAGAAAGAAAGTTAG
- a CDS encoding DUF2617 family protein yields the protein MDITNCGHVLTWRHEGLTLTEVCTSAHQALPTKRRIMTYQIKGRQKDQFECHGGIRYQTNFQLEAVSTKLFRLCQRELCNDERKVGLVHEFDSSGRMNMGAVSYMNAETRTRSVFIQAFHTFPDDNAIVKTETYFRLPG from the coding sequence ATGGATATCACCAACTGCGGCCATGTGCTTACGTGGCGGCACGAAGGTTTGACGCTGACCGAAGTTTGCACCTCGGCCCATCAAGCGCTGCCAACGAAGCGGCGAATCATGACCTATCAAATCAAAGGGCGTCAGAAAGATCAGTTCGAATGCCATGGCGGCATCCGCTATCAAACGAACTTTCAGCTGGAAGCGGTCTCGACCAAGTTGTTTCGCTTGTGCCAGCGCGAACTGTGCAACGACGAACGCAAAGTCGGCCTGGTGCACGAATTCGATTCGAGCGGTCGCATGAACATGGGCGCCGTCAGCTACATGAACGCCGAAACGAGAACTCGCAGCGTCTTTATCCAAGCCTTCCACACGTTTCCCGACGACAATGCGATCGTCAAAACCGAAACGTACTTTCGCCTGCCGGGATAA
- the glnE gene encoding bifunctional [glutamate--ammonia ligase]-adenylyl-L-tyrosine phosphorylase/[glutamate--ammonia-ligase] adenylyltransferase: MPDCTYAAFCTSADIVDRTRTNFYERLFQATMTVSDFTKLADNSQDASKWLSQLKIVDAARGRENLNSFVRLNLPIDLQTFLCQQLAESLPVCSDPDMALNNLERLFSRARSPLSLAALFERDASSLTTLIRIFSSSQNLSDQIITDPESFELVRITDGQPAARQYLVDEIVAEVKQLHEEKAIMKALRRYKRRETLRIAYGDLICNQNIETVTRQISFLADALVEAAYQAASKLVSQRFGSPKPRSSRNGRAVDPRFSVIALGKLGGSELNYSSDIDLMFLYDGDGNTDGEKSITNKEYFERVGQRLMKLLTEPTELGTPYRIDMRLRPEGSRGPLLNSLEGALHYYDIMGRTWERQAFVKARACAADMTLGEEFLQKQEPWIYRRYLSRADITGIKALKRRIEKRATQAGAPDANVKTGHGGIRDIEFVIQFLQLLNGGDLPQIRTPNTLEGIHTLEQVGCLTLQERTILKDNYSFLRKVEHRLQIMFDLQTHSLPSESRERNKLAMRMGYADDHEGKALDKFQDEFQERTEINRKILDHLLHDAFPDEEVTAPVVDLVLDPEPTADAIDETLADYGFHDPKGAYENLMALTRERVRFLSTRRCRHFLAAIAPQLLEAISQTPDPDSTLRNLSQVSDSLGGKEVLWELFSANPATLHLYVRMCAGSPYLSNVLISNPGMIDELMDSLMLSRLPSRGVLEEMLLELCRGAEDIMPILHSFKNLMHLRVGVLDILGQKDLNARLQTLSDVAEVCLHQIVFREYRQLVARFGEPRLPDGTPCDLIILGLGKIGGAEPNYHSDLDIIFVYEGDGNTVVDARHRGASSTTNQHFFGQLGQRIIKSVNELGPYGRLYELDPRLRPTGKSGPMAVTLEDLLSYHEKGQGELWERQALTKARPIFGSASGCEAAQKTIHEAIACRPWQPSDAEEIRQMRFRMEETASANNIKRGPGGTVDIEFVVQMLQMKYLAQSPEILVPNTLDALKLLHEKNYLGQEDHDHFHKAYEFLRMVEARLRLMNTSARHDLPEERLEVAKLAYLLDCEDPATLLKECRQLTRETRRRFDQIFDKASR; the protein is encoded by the coding sequence GTGCCTGATTGCACTTACGCTGCTTTTTGCACCTCGGCAGACATCGTCGATCGCACGCGTACGAACTTTTACGAGCGGCTTTTCCAAGCGACCATGACCGTATCCGATTTCACGAAGCTTGCGGACAATTCTCAGGATGCAAGCAAGTGGCTTTCCCAGCTGAAAATTGTCGACGCGGCGCGCGGCCGCGAAAACTTGAACAGCTTCGTGCGGTTGAATTTGCCAATCGATCTGCAAACGTTCCTTTGCCAGCAGTTGGCCGAGTCGCTTCCGGTATGCAGCGATCCCGACATGGCTTTGAACAACTTAGAGCGTTTGTTCAGCCGTGCGCGCAGTCCGCTCAGTCTTGCAGCGCTTTTCGAACGCGATGCCAGTTCGCTGACGACACTGATTCGCATTTTTAGTTCCAGCCAAAATCTCAGCGATCAGATCATCACCGATCCGGAAAGTTTCGAGCTTGTCCGTATCACCGACGGTCAACCGGCGGCGCGTCAATATCTTGTCGACGAGATTGTCGCCGAAGTGAAACAGCTGCATGAAGAGAAAGCGATCATGAAGGCGCTGCGTCGTTACAAGCGGCGCGAGACGTTACGCATCGCTTACGGCGACTTGATCTGCAATCAAAATATCGAGACCGTCACGCGGCAGATTTCCTTCCTGGCCGACGCGTTGGTCGAAGCGGCCTATCAAGCGGCGTCCAAGTTGGTCTCGCAGCGGTTTGGTTCGCCAAAGCCGCGAAGCAGTCGCAATGGCCGCGCGGTCGATCCGCGCTTCAGTGTGATCGCCCTTGGTAAGCTTGGCGGGTCGGAGCTGAACTATTCGAGCGACATCGATTTGATGTTCCTTTACGACGGCGACGGCAACACCGACGGCGAGAAGTCGATCACCAACAAGGAATACTTCGAGCGCGTTGGGCAGCGTCTGATGAAGCTGCTCACCGAACCGACCGAGCTCGGCACGCCGTACCGCATTGATATGCGACTGCGACCGGAAGGAAGTCGCGGGCCACTGCTGAACAGCCTGGAAGGGGCGCTGCACTATTATGACATCATGGGCCGTACGTGGGAGCGTCAGGCGTTTGTCAAAGCGCGAGCATGTGCCGCGGACATGACCCTTGGCGAAGAGTTTCTGCAAAAGCAGGAACCATGGATCTATCGTCGCTATCTGAGCCGCGCCGACATTACCGGGATTAAAGCGCTCAAACGACGCATCGAGAAACGCGCCACTCAGGCCGGTGCCCCGGACGCGAACGTAAAGACCGGACATGGCGGCATTCGCGACATCGAATTCGTCATTCAGTTTTTGCAGCTTTTGAACGGCGGCGACTTGCCACAGATTCGCACGCCCAACACCCTGGAAGGCATTCACACGCTCGAGCAAGTGGGCTGTCTGACGCTGCAGGAACGGACCATCCTGAAAGACAACTACAGCTTTCTGCGCAAAGTCGAGCACCGTTTGCAGATCATGTTCGACCTGCAAACCCATTCCCTGCCAAGCGAATCGCGCGAGCGCAACAAGCTGGCCATGCGGATGGGCTACGCCGACGATCACGAAGGGAAGGCGCTCGATAAATTCCAGGACGAATTTCAGGAACGAACCGAGATCAACCGCAAGATCCTCGATCACCTGCTGCACGATGCGTTTCCGGATGAAGAAGTAACCGCCCCAGTCGTCGACTTGGTACTCGATCCCGAACCCACCGCCGACGCCATCGACGAAACGTTGGCTGACTATGGCTTTCACGATCCGAAAGGAGCGTACGAAAACCTAATGGCGTTGACGCGTGAACGGGTACGCTTCCTGTCGACGCGTCGTTGCCGGCACTTTCTCGCGGCGATCGCGCCACAACTGCTCGAGGCCATTTCGCAGACGCCAGATCCTGACTCGACGCTGCGAAACCTTTCCCAGGTGAGCGATTCGTTGGGGGGCAAGGAAGTGTTGTGGGAGCTGTTCAGCGCCAACCCGGCCACGCTGCACTTGTACGTGCGAATGTGTGCCGGGAGTCCGTACCTGTCGAACGTGCTGATCAGCAACCCTGGCATGATCGACGAGCTGATGGATTCGCTCATGCTGTCGCGACTTCCCAGCCGAGGCGTCCTGGAAGAGATGCTGCTGGAACTTTGTCGCGGGGCGGAAGACATCATGCCGATCCTGCACAGTTTCAAAAACCTGATGCACTTACGCGTGGGCGTGCTCGATATTCTAGGGCAGAAAGATCTCAACGCGCGGCTGCAAACCCTTTCCGACGTGGCGGAAGTTTGCCTGCACCAGATTGTGTTTCGTGAGTACCGACAGCTGGTCGCGCGGTTTGGCGAACCTCGTTTGCCCGACGGTACCCCGTGCGATTTGATCATCCTGGGTCTCGGCAAAATTGGCGGTGCCGAACCGAACTACCACAGCGATCTCGATATCATTTTCGTCTACGAAGGCGACGGCAACACGGTCGTCGACGCGCGGCATCGCGGCGCGAGCAGCACGACCAATCAGCACTTCTTCGGTCAGCTCGGCCAACGCATTATCAAAAGCGTTAACGAGCTCGGTCCTTATGGTCGGCTGTACGAACTCGATCCACGACTGCGTCCCACCGGCAAAAGCGGCCCGATGGCGGTCACCCTGGAAGACCTGCTCTCGTACCACGAAAAAGGGCAAGGCGAACTATGGGAACGTCAGGCGCTGACCAAGGCTCGCCCGATCTTCGGTTCTGCTTCTGGCTGTGAAGCGGCTCAGAAAACCATTCACGAGGCAATCGCTTGCCGGCCGTGGCAACCTTCCGATGCCGAAGAGATCCGCCAGATGCGGTTCCGCATGGAAGAGACCGCGTCAGCCAACAACATCAAGCGGGGCCCCGGCGGCACGGTCGACATCGAGTTCGTCGTCCAGATGCTGCAGATGAAGTACCTCGCTCAAAGCCCGGAAATCCTGGTCCCCAACACGCTCGACGCGTTAAAGCTGCTGCACGAAAAGAACTACCTCGGCCAGGAAGACCACGATCATTTCCACAAAGCGTACGAGTTCCTCCGCATGGTCGAAGCACGTTTGCGGTTGATGAACACCTCGGCTCGGCACGACCTCCCGGAAGAACGGCTCGAAGTCGCCAAGCTGGCTTACCTGCTCGACTGCGAAGACCCCGCGACACTGTTGAAAGAATGCCGCCAACTGACCCGAGAAACCCGCCGCCGCTTCGATCAAATCTTCGACAAAGCATCCCGATAG
- a CDS encoding alpha/beta fold hydrolase, which yields MDQTLQIGDTSFFVRMQGEGSPLLLVHGFPLDHRMWNEVIEPLAEEHLVIVPDLRGFGQSDGYRELVSMEMFADDLAAMLDELNITEQITFAGLSMGGYIGWQMWQRHRDRLARLVLLDTRAVADDEVQARARRVAAESVLANGMQDVPSNMLPKLLAESARNEKPAVVKALTEMILQQDPRAVAAAQRGMAQRPSVESWLPLIELPALVICGESDGISPPSEMKSFAEKIPGAQFVEVPNAGHMVPMENPAAMCEAILPFCRDLG from the coding sequence ATGGATCAGACGTTGCAGATAGGCGACACCTCGTTTTTTGTTCGCATGCAAGGGGAGGGGAGTCCGCTGTTGCTGGTGCATGGCTTTCCGCTGGACCATCGCATGTGGAACGAGGTGATCGAACCGCTTGCGGAAGAGCACTTGGTGATCGTGCCTGACTTGCGGGGGTTCGGGCAAAGCGACGGGTACCGCGAGTTGGTCTCGATGGAGATGTTTGCCGATGACCTGGCGGCGATGCTGGATGAACTGAACATCACCGAGCAGATCACCTTCGCCGGGCTGAGCATGGGTGGCTATATCGGCTGGCAAATGTGGCAGCGGCATCGCGATCGGCTGGCTCGGCTGGTGCTGCTTGATACCAGAGCGGTGGCCGACGACGAAGTCCAAGCTCGAGCGCGACGCGTGGCCGCGGAAAGCGTTTTAGCCAACGGCATGCAGGACGTGCCCAGCAACATGCTGCCGAAGCTGCTTGCCGAAAGCGCACGGAACGAAAAGCCTGCTGTGGTGAAGGCGCTGACCGAAATGATCTTGCAGCAAGATCCTCGCGCGGTCGCGGCGGCGCAGCGTGGCATGGCTCAGCGGCCAAGCGTGGAAAGCTGGTTGCCGCTGATCGAGTTGCCGGCGCTCGTCATCTGCGGCGAATCGGACGGAATCAGTCCACCGAGCGAAATGAAAAGCTTCGCCGAAAAGATACCAGGGGCGCAGTTCGTGGAAGTCCCAAACGCCGGGCACATGGTTCCCATGGAAAACCCAGCGGCCATGTGCGAAGCGATCTTACCGTTCTGTCGCGACTTGGGTTAG
- a CDS encoding DUF2752 domain-containing protein has product MSSSSVAMPLESDLNRPNWTFQILLLVVATAVVALSFLLYVDGPVNVVIPWLNIPLPGTCSMRRVAGIDCPGCGLTRSFVSLAHGHWQASLAFNPAGLLLFPMVAFQIPYRIAQLWRLSRGLRPWNLSTASFWLWGLIGVILLIQWISKLI; this is encoded by the coding sequence GTGAGTTCTTCGTCGGTAGCGATGCCGCTGGAAAGCGACCTCAATCGGCCGAACTGGACGTTTCAGATCCTGTTGCTGGTGGTCGCCACGGCGGTTGTTGCACTCTCGTTTCTGCTTTACGTCGATGGTCCGGTGAATGTCGTCATTCCGTGGCTGAACATTCCCTTGCCAGGCACGTGCAGCATGCGCCGCGTGGCGGGGATCGACTGCCCCGGCTGTGGCCTGACGCGTAGCTTCGTCTCGCTCGCGCACGGCCATTGGCAAGCCTCGCTCGCATTCAACCCGGCCGGGCTGCTGCTGTTCCCGATGGTTGCCTTTCAAATCCCGTATCGCATCGCCCAACTATGGCGACTCTCCCGCGGCCTTCGCCCCTGGAACCTCAGCACCGCCTCGTTCTGGCTCTGGGGCCTGATCGGAGTAATCCTGCTGATTCAGTGGATCAGCAAACTGATCTAA